Proteins co-encoded in one Blastocatellia bacterium genomic window:
- a CDS encoding proprotein convertase P-domain-containing protein, whose amino-acid sequence MKRQPLRPRRRTTRSIRAVAALMLALALLGLGYYRIVAAQKDAGTEWRVEVEILPGESAKMIDVTSRPLVPVVIYGNAGVAAASLQAASVAVAGAPPTKRAKGQLRAELKDVNGDGYDDLLVSVAAQSLRLGDGDQFITVTATTVDGQRVSGTTKAAIQHARSLPAAAPPDGMAFTNSGPVMINDGGPSPATATPYSSTIDVSGLTGNVAGITVTLTNLSHSFPDDIDILLVGPTGANALILSDVGGGTAASNITLTLSDNGGASLPDDGPLVSGTFKPTNIGAGDSFPSSAPVPTGNTLLSVFNGTNPNGAWNLYVVDDNAGNTGSIAGGWGLNIQTSSQNCNSANIDINDSNSPPTTATPYPSQINISGLTGAVSKVTVDLKDLTHTFSDDIDILLVGPTGATAVIMSDAGGSWMDTDLDLTFDDSAANPLPDEPLSSPLTSGTYRPANYETTPDTWPTVPTPSGNSALSVFNGTNPNGTWKLYVVDDEGGDSGNIAGGWCLNITTGDPTLARMSSQSATVNQDGRVAIEWNASYESDNLGFNVYREVGGQRQRVNREMIAGSALFAGQGIGLATGRSYRWFDQLTTGAREARYWIEAVGLDGSSDWHGPFTAAYVPGANLDAPSPSLEGLGGQRGGHESNGGNFNISAATAVAQGTATALKLYVQQTGMYHVTQAELLAAGLNPDVDPRRLQLYEDGRERPIMVPGEADGRFDVGDAVEFYATAPDSAYTTARVYWLVAGPQLGQRIKRVKSKGFAEGAASYQATAELRERSVYFAVLRNGERENFFGAAVGGNGVTRSLRLSNVVATAPATLEITMQGMTLMPHRVNVMLNGEAVGDLAFEGQAAAALRVNLPPAKLREGDNDIQLIAGGGSTDVSLIDTIRLSYERGYRADGDALACTAQAKAAVTLNGFSSSELRVMDVTEAEKGGEREVAATVGHGKSGYKVTVSAPGEGTRQLLAFTAAQMRRPAAIVADSPSHWRQPANAADLVIITRGDMMSAFAPLKAWRERQGYKVALVDVEDLYDEFSYGQKTPQA is encoded by the coding sequence ATGAAAAGGCAGCCCTTGCGCCCGAGGCGCAGGACAACGCGGTCTATCCGCGCCGTTGCGGCGCTGATGCTGGCGCTCGCATTGCTCGGACTCGGTTATTACCGCATCGTCGCAGCGCAGAAGGACGCGGGCACAGAGTGGCGCGTCGAAGTCGAAATCTTACCCGGCGAATCCGCGAAGATGATCGATGTAACCAGCCGCCCGCTGGTGCCTGTGGTCATCTATGGCAACGCCGGCGTTGCCGCGGCCAGCCTGCAAGCCGCCAGCGTTGCGGTTGCCGGGGCACCGCCGACCAAACGCGCCAAGGGCCAGTTGCGCGCCGAACTCAAAGACGTGAACGGCGATGGCTACGACGATCTGCTGGTCAGCGTCGCCGCGCAGTCTTTACGGCTCGGCGATGGCGATCAGTTCATCACCGTCACCGCCACGACCGTAGACGGTCAGCGCGTCAGCGGCACGACAAAAGCAGCGATCCAGCACGCGCGCTCGCTGCCCGCGGCGGCGCCTCCCGACGGCATGGCCTTTACAAACAGCGGGCCGGTCATGATCAACGACGGCGGCCCGTCGCCGGCGACCGCGACGCCTTATTCGTCAACCATCGATGTCTCGGGGCTGACCGGCAATGTGGCCGGCATTACAGTGACGTTGACGAACCTGTCGCACAGTTTCCCTGACGACATTGACATCCTGCTGGTGGGGCCGACCGGCGCTAACGCCTTGATCCTTTCGGATGTCGGCGGCGGCACGGCGGCGTCGAACATCACGCTCACCCTGAGCGACAACGGCGGCGCTTCGCTGCCCGACGATGGGCCGCTCGTGTCCGGCACCTTCAAGCCGACCAACATCGGCGCGGGCGACAGCTTCCCGTCGTCGGCGCCCGTGCCGACCGGCAATACGCTGCTGTCCGTCTTTAACGGCACCAACCCGAACGGCGCCTGGAATCTCTACGTCGTTGATGACAACGCGGGCAATACCGGCTCCATCGCCGGCGGCTGGGGCTTGAATATTCAGACCTCTTCACAGAACTGCAACTCGGCCAACATCGATATCAACGACAGCAACTCTCCGCCGACCACCGCGACGCCCTACCCTTCACAGATCAATATCTCCGGGCTGACCGGCGCGGTGTCGAAAGTAACCGTTGACCTCAAGGACCTGACGCACACATTCAGCGACGATATTGACATTCTGCTGGTCGGGCCGACGGGCGCCACCGCCGTCATCATGTCGGACGCCGGCGGCAGTTGGATGGATACGGACCTCGACCTCACGTTTGACGACAGCGCCGCGAACCCGCTGCCCGACGAGCCGCTTTCAAGCCCGCTCACGTCGGGCACCTACAGGCCGGCGAATTACGAGACGACGCCCGATACGTGGCCGACCGTGCCGACGCCTTCGGGAAACTCGGCGCTGTCGGTCTTCAATGGCACCAACCCGAACGGCACCTGGAAGCTCTACGTCGTCGATGACGAAGGCGGTGATAGCGGCAACATTGCCGGGGGCTGGTGTTTGAACATCACCACCGGTGACCCGACGCTGGCGCGCATGTCGTCGCAGTCGGCTACCGTCAACCAGGACGGGCGAGTGGCGATTGAATGGAATGCGAGCTACGAAAGCGACAACCTCGGCTTCAACGTTTATCGCGAAGTGGGCGGCCAGCGCCAGCGCGTCAACCGCGAGATGATTGCCGGTTCGGCCTTGTTCGCGGGACAGGGCATCGGGCTGGCGACGGGGCGCAGCTATCGCTGGTTCGACCAGTTGACCACCGGCGCGCGCGAGGCCCGCTACTGGATTGAAGCCGTCGGGCTTGACGGCAGCAGCGACTGGCACGGGCCGTTCACGGCGGCCTACGTTCCCGGCGCAAATCTCGATGCGCCTTCACCGTCGCTTGAAGGACTGGGCGGGCAGCGCGGCGGCCACGAAAGCAATGGCGGCAACTTTAACATCTCTGCCGCGACCGCTGTTGCGCAGGGGACGGCGACGGCGCTCAAGCTCTACGTCCAGCAGACAGGGATGTATCACGTGACGCAAGCCGAGCTGCTGGCCGCAGGGCTGAACCCGGACGTTGACCCGCGCCGGCTGCAACTTTATGAAGACGGGCGCGAGCGACCTATCATGGTGCCGGGCGAAGCCGATGGCCGATTCGATGTCGGCGACGCCGTCGAGTTCTACGCCACTGCGCCCGACAGCGCTTACACCACGGCGCGCGTTTACTGGCTGGTTGCGGGTCCGCAACTGGGACAACGTATCAAGCGCGTCAAGTCGAAAGGCTTTGCCGAGGGGGCGGCGAGTTATCAGGCGACGGCTGAACTGCGCGAGCGCAGCGTCTACTTTGCGGTGCTGCGCAATGGCGAGCGCGAGAACTTCTTTGGCGCGGCGGTCGGCGGCAATGGCGTGACGCGCAGCTTGCGCCTGTCAAACGTCGTGGCGACGGCTCCGGCGACGCTTGAAATTACGATGCAAGGGATGACGCTGATGCCGCACCGCGTCAACGTGATGCTCAACGGCGAAGCGGTCGGTGACCTGGCTTTCGAGGGCCAGGCGGCTGCCGCGTTGCGCGTCAACCTGCCGCCGGCGAAGCTGCGCGAAGGCGACAACGACATCCAGTTGATCGCCGGCGGTGGCAGCACCGACGTTAGCTTGATTGACACGATCCGCCTGAGCTACGAGCGCGGCTACCGCGCCGACGGCGATGCGCTCGCCTGCACGGCGCAGGCGAAAGCGGCGGTCACGCTCAACGGCTTCAGCAGCTCTGAGCTTCGTGTAATGGATGTTACCGAAGCCGAGAAGGGCGGCGAGCGCGAAGTCGCCGCCACGGTGGGCCATGGCAAGAGCGGCTATAAGGTGACGGTGAGCGCGCCGGGCGAAGGCACGCGGCAACTGCTCGCCTTCACGGCGGCGCAGATGCGGCGGCCCGCGGCGATTGTCGCGGACAGCCCATCCCACTGGCGACAGCCGGCGAACGCCGCTGATCTGGTCATCATCACGCGGGGCGATATGATGAGCGCGTTCGCGCCGCTGAAGGCGTGGCGCGAGCGCCAGGGCTACAAAGTCGCGCTGGTTGATGTCGAAGACCTCTACGACGAGTTCAGCTACGGGCAGAAGACGCCGCAGGCG
- a CDS encoding C25 family cysteine peptidase yields MKIISRLRTWTLGLSTVFCIAIISATASAQTTYTWNQTGTASWATSTNWTPTRTTPATNDVLVFNNGATTTVTGVPTQTIGQLSVSGNTTVNLQPASGIVTLTVSGGSGTDLSVASGSALNVSGGTTTTNTLKILVATSATGSISGSMTFSNAQHQLDAADASGITFNSGATFTYNPGGSSGNAFTNAGTANAIVFASGASYISQGGANPFGLGQPSSKVVFQTGSLYSHQSSGTPAFTGRTYADFELKIATPAISISGASAASVNNLTITQGTLNWGMTGTPGHAIKGNISVAAGATLNFAPASAGTVNLNGSSAQTITNSGTLTFNSFQTVNVNNANGITLGSNISMTAGALTLTSGTISTGANTLSIGSAVTVSRTSGYIIGNLLKTYAAAGSKTFEVGTANGYSPVAVNITAGTFPADFTVKAVQAAQPNINDPTKALQRYWTLTATGVTADLTFNYLDADVPMTANENNFIVVKYNGTFSIPSPQTVTPASNQATVTGVSSFSDWTLAEPSAPNAVALNGFTADGLAISPSLQKGGVLLRWQTGMEVANLGFNVYRDEAGKRTRLTPNLIAGSALFVGARTTLGAGRSYVWRDSGGASANAQYWLEEIDLNGNSYWHGPLGVSAGKLAADVYEPSSRLLNDLGGEQSSDAATPPVERRAATKRATAAALISQQALTGIPAVKITVNRESWYQVKAAELVAAGLDARVNPQMLQLFVDGREQPINVLTDGNGLLAGIEFYGMGSDSLYTAERAYLLTAGTAPGKRIRQVKSAGDAAAGGSFLMTVERRDHTLYFPALRNGDKENFFGAVVARDPLDQTLTLQRVNSAAPTMAALEVALQGVTSQAHSVMVELNGRPVGTVSFANQAAAVAVFNVAHALLREGANTVRLVPSGGASDISLVDYLRVSYQHYNTADSDTLRLTAAGKQPLLIDGFSQPAVRVLDVTDAGAAQELTGTPQAQQNGYGVSLLVPGAGERRLLAVAGELNQPLRVSASPTSSWHQRGNAADLLIVTRGDFAGALDPLVAQRRRQGLSVAVVDIEAVYNEFSFGQKTPQALKDFLAYAATSWKKKPRYVLLVGDASFDTKNYLGVGDFDLVPTKLFDSDYLETASDDWLVDFNDDGMPELAIGRLPARTAGEALTMAAKIVRYDSQSSADTLLLVSDQNDTYDFAGGSAALRVVIPPEARVQSLHRGDADDATTQAQLISAINRGQRVVNYFGHSSVDIWRGNLLTGGNISDLVNSNRLTVFMMMSCLNGYFHDPALDSLGAALLKSERGGAVAVWASSGMTLPGAQTAMNQEATRLLLSKPGQRLGDAMLQAKAAATAGDVRRTWILFGDPTTKLH; encoded by the coding sequence GTGAAAATAATTAGCCGCCTGAGGACATGGACACTCGGTTTATCAACGGTGTTCTGCATTGCCATCATCAGCGCGACGGCATCAGCGCAAACCACTTACACATGGAATCAGACCGGCACGGCGTCGTGGGCGACTTCGACGAACTGGACGCCGACGCGCACGACTCCCGCGACCAATGACGTTCTGGTTTTCAACAACGGCGCGACGACGACTGTGACTGGTGTGCCGACGCAGACCATCGGCCAGTTGTCTGTATCCGGCAACACAACGGTCAACCTACAGCCTGCATCTGGCATCGTGACGCTCACCGTCAGCGGCGGCTCGGGGACAGACCTCTCCGTCGCCAGTGGGTCTGCTCTGAATGTTAGCGGCGGCACAACAACCACAAACACGCTGAAGATACTCGTGGCGACGTCGGCCACCGGAAGCATCAGCGGCTCCATGACCTTTTCCAACGCCCAGCATCAACTCGACGCCGCGGATGCGAGCGGCATCACCTTCAACTCAGGGGCGACCTTTACCTATAATCCGGGCGGATCGAGTGGTAATGCCTTTACAAACGCCGGCACCGCCAACGCAATCGTCTTCGCCTCCGGTGCGAGCTATATCTCCCAGGGCGGCGCTAATCCCTTCGGTCTGGGCCAGCCAAGCTCAAAGGTAGTCTTTCAAACAGGCAGTCTTTATAGCCATCAAAGCAGCGGTACACCCGCTTTCACGGGGCGCACCTATGCCGATTTTGAGTTGAAGATCGCGACCCCTGCTATCAGCATATCCGGCGCTAGTGCTGCATCAGTCAACAACCTGACGATTACACAAGGAACGCTGAACTGGGGCATGACCGGAACGCCCGGTCACGCCATCAAAGGAAACATCAGCGTTGCCGCTGGTGCAACACTGAACTTCGCTCCGGCGAGCGCGGGCACGGTTAACCTTAACGGGTCTAGCGCTCAGACGATCACCAACTCCGGGACGCTCACCTTCAACAGTTTTCAAACTGTCAACGTCAATAACGCGAATGGCATCACCTTGGGCAGCAACATCTCAATGACCGCGGGCGCGCTGACGCTAACTAGCGGCACCATTTCGACCGGCGCGAACACGCTCTCCATCGGCAGCGCCGTGACCGTGAGCCGGACCAGCGGCTACATCATCGGCAACCTGCTAAAGACCTATGCCGCCGCCGGGTCGAAGACTTTCGAGGTCGGCACCGCGAACGGTTACTCGCCGGTCGCGGTCAACATCACCGCCGGAACCTTCCCCGCGGACTTCACGGTCAAAGCCGTACAGGCAGCGCAGCCAAATATCAACGACCCAACAAAGGCGCTGCAACGCTACTGGACGCTGACGGCTACGGGCGTCACCGCCGACCTGACATTCAACTATCTCGATGCGGATGTGCCGATGACGGCCAACGAGAACAACTTTATCGTCGTCAAGTACAACGGCACCTTCTCGATCCCTTCGCCCCAGACCGTCACCCCGGCTTCAAATCAGGCGACCGTCACTGGCGTCAGCTCTTTCTCTGACTGGACACTGGCCGAGCCTTCAGCGCCGAACGCCGTCGCTTTGAACGGCTTCACGGCTGACGGTCTGGCCATCTCGCCCAGCTTGCAGAAAGGCGGCGTCTTGCTGCGCTGGCAGACCGGCATGGAAGTCGCCAACCTCGGCTTCAATGTCTATCGCGACGAGGCAGGCAAACGCACACGGCTGACGCCCAACCTGATTGCCGGCTCGGCGCTCTTCGTCGGCGCGAGAACGACGCTTGGCGCGGGGCGCTCTTACGTGTGGCGCGACAGCGGCGGCGCGAGCGCCAATGCGCAGTACTGGCTCGAAGAGATTGACCTCAACGGCAACAGCTACTGGCACGGGCCTTTGGGTGTGTCTGCGGGCAAGCTGGCGGCGGATGTCTATGAGCCGAGCTCCCGGCTATTGAATGACCTCGGCGGCGAGCAAAGCAGCGACGCGGCAACGCCGCCGGTCGAGCGCCGGGCGGCGACGAAGCGGGCGACCGCAGCGGCGCTGATTAGCCAACAAGCCCTCACCGGCATCCCGGCGGTCAAGATCACCGTCAACCGCGAAAGCTGGTATCAGGTCAAAGCCGCGGAGCTTGTCGCCGCCGGACTCGACGCCCGCGTCAATCCGCAGATGCTGCAACTTTTCGTTGACGGGCGCGAGCAGCCGATCAACGTCCTGACCGACGGAAACGGCCTGCTCGCCGGCATTGAATTCTATGGCATGGGCAGCGATAGCCTTTACACAGCCGAGCGCGCCTACCTGCTGACGGCTGGCACCGCGCCCGGCAAACGCATTCGGCAGGTAAAGAGCGCCGGGGATGCGGCGGCCGGCGGCAGCTTTCTGATGACCGTCGAACGACGCGACCACACGCTCTACTTCCCCGCCTTGCGCAATGGCGACAAAGAGAATTTCTTTGGCGCGGTCGTCGCCCGCGACCCGCTTGATCAAACCTTGACGCTCCAGCGTGTCAACAGCGCCGCGCCGACTATGGCCGCGCTCGAAGTCGCCCTGCAAGGCGTCACCTCGCAGGCGCACAGCGTCATGGTCGAGCTGAACGGCCGCCCGGTCGGCACCGTGTCGTTCGCCAATCAAGCCGCGGCGGTCGCCGTCTTCAACGTTGCCCATGCGCTGTTGCGCGAAGGCGCAAACACCGTGCGCCTGGTGCCATCGGGCGGCGCAAGCGACATCAGCCTGGTCGATTACTTGCGCGTCAGTTATCAACATTACAACACGGCGGACAGCGACACGCTGCGGCTGACGGCGGCGGGTAAGCAGCCGTTGCTGATTGATGGCTTCAGCCAGCCGGCGGTGCGTGTGCTGGATGTGACCGATGCCGGCGCGGCGCAAGAGCTGACCGGCACGCCGCAGGCGCAGCAGAACGGCTATGGCGTTTCGCTGCTGGTGCCGGGCGCGGGTGAGCGGCGATTGCTGGCGGTCGCAGGCGAGTTGAACCAACCACTTCGAGTGTCGGCGAGTCCCACTTCGTCCTGGCATCAGCGGGGCAATGCCGCGGACCTGCTGATTGTCACACGCGGCGACTTTGCCGGCGCGCTCGACCCGCTGGTGGCGCAGCGGCGGCGGCAGGGCTTGAGCGTCGCTGTCGTTGACATCGAAGCCGTCTACAACGAATTCAGCTTCGGGCAGAAGACGCCGCAAGCGCTGAAAGACTTTCTCGCCTACGCGGCGACGAGCTGGAAGAAGAAGCCGCGTTATGTCTTGCTGGTCGGCGACGCCAGTTTCGATACGAAGAACTATCTCGGAGTCGGCGACTTTGATCTGGTGCCGACGAAACTGTTCGACAGCGATTATCTGGAGACGGCTTCCGACGACTGGCTGGTTGACTTCAACGACGATGGCATGCCGGAGCTGGCCATCGGGCGGTTGCCGGCGCGGACGGCAGGCGAGGCGCTGACGATGGCGGCGAAGATCGTTCGCTATGACAGTCAGTCGTCCGCCGATACGCTGTTGCTGGTGAGCGACCAGAATGACACCTACGACTTCGCGGGCGGCAGCGCCGCCTTGCGCGTAGTGATTCCGCCTGAGGCGCGCGTCCAGTCGCTACATCGCGGCGACGCCGACGACGCAACGACGCAGGCGCAACTGATCTCGGCGATCAATCGCGGTCAGCGAGTAGTGAACTACTTTGGCCATAGCTCGGTTGACATCTGGCGCGGCAACCTGCTGACCGGGGGGAATATCAGTGACCTGGTAAACAGCAACCGGCTGACGGTCTTCATGATGATGAGCTGTCTGAACGGTTACTTCCACGACCCGGCGCTCGACAGCCTGGGCGCGGCATTGCTGAAGTCCGAGCGCGGCGGCGCGGTCGCCGTGTGGGCATCGAGCGGCATGACTTTGCCCGGCGCGCAGACGGCGATGAATCAGGAAGCCACCCGGCTGTTGCTCAGCAAGCCAGGGCAGCGGCTGGGCGATGCCATGCTGCAAGCGAAAGCGGCGGCGACCGCCGGTGATGTGCGGCGGACATGGATTTTGTTCGGCGACCCGACGACGAAATTGCATTAA
- the hpnI gene encoding bacteriohopanetetrol glucosamine biosynthesis glycosyltransferase HpnI, with protein MLSLTTIIGLLLAACTLAATAFYLLSMIAAYRFFSLTPDRKNTEAQRHRDAEAAAWSPVSVMIPLHGADFDAYQNYERFCKQDYPRFQLVFGVREAGDSSIPIIEKLKRDFPGHDIELVVCPDVMGTNLKVSNLENMLARVRYEQIIIVDSDIRVERDYLRRIVAELQPQGVGLVTCLYRAAEARDFASRLEAVGITGEFAAGVLMARMLEGVRFALGSTMATTRERLAGIGGFRALKDYLADDFMLGNLIAERGDEVRLSHVVVETAMPATGFAGMMRHQMRWARSTRISRPAGYLGLLLTYGTALALINVAVMRASSASLVLLALTLAVRLLMGWLVGVHYLKDRILKRHFYLVPLRDVLSFVIWAVSWFGRTVEWRGRRFEVRRDGRMEQVAGPAIITQAE; from the coding sequence ATGCTCAGCCTGACGACGATCATCGGACTCTTGCTAGCCGCCTGCACGCTGGCGGCGACGGCGTTTTATCTGCTGTCGATGATCGCCGCGTATCGCTTCTTCTCGCTCACGCCGGATAGGAAAAACACAGAGGCACAGAGGCACAGAGACGCGGAGGCCGCCGCGTGGTCGCCGGTGTCGGTGATGATCCCGCTGCACGGCGCGGACTTTGACGCTTACCAAAACTACGAGCGGTTTTGTAAGCAGGACTACCCGCGGTTTCAGCTCGTCTTTGGCGTCCGCGAAGCCGGCGATTCATCGATCCCCATCATCGAAAAGCTCAAGCGCGACTTTCCCGGCCACGACATCGAACTGGTGGTTTGTCCCGATGTGATGGGCACAAACCTCAAAGTCAGCAACCTCGAAAACATGCTGGCGCGGGTGCGCTATGAACAGATCATCATCGTTGACAGCGACATTCGCGTCGAGCGCGATTATCTGCGGCGCATCGTCGCCGAGCTTCAACCGCAAGGCGTCGGCCTGGTGACCTGCCTGTACCGCGCCGCCGAAGCGCGCGACTTCGCCTCAAGGCTCGAAGCCGTCGGCATCACCGGCGAATTCGCTGCCGGCGTGCTGATGGCGCGCATGCTCGAAGGCGTGCGCTTCGCCCTCGGCTCGACGATGGCGACGACGCGCGAGCGGCTTGCCGGCATCGGCGGCTTTCGCGCCCTCAAAGATTATCTCGCGGACGATTTCATGCTCGGCAACCTGATTGCCGAGCGCGGCGATGAAGTGCGCCTGTCGCATGTCGTGGTCGAGACGGCGATGCCGGCGACAGGCTTTGCCGGCATGATGCGCCACCAGATGCGCTGGGCGCGGTCAACGCGCATCTCGCGGCCCGCGGGCTATCTTGGCCTGCTGCTGACGTATGGGACGGCGCTGGCACTCATCAACGTGGCGGTGATGCGGGCGTCGTCGGCGAGCCTCGTGCTGCTGGCGTTGACGCTTGCGGTTCGATTGTTGATGGGCTGGCTGGTCGGCGTGCATTACCTCAAAGATCGCATCCTGAAGCGGCACTTTTATCTCGTCCCCTTGCGCGACGTGTTGAGCTTCGTCATCTGGGCGGTGAGCTGGTTCGGGCGCACGGTTGAGTGGCGCGGGCGGCGCTTTGAAGTTAGGCGCGACGGGCGCATGGAGCAGGTCGCCGGCCCGGCCATTATCACGCAAGCCGAATGA
- a CDS encoding EamA family transporter translates to MMTALMIALVVLGGSIGDVLITKGMKQVGEIATLNGRELLRIAGRALTNKWFLFGLFFMTVSFFSFLAVLSWAALSLVLPATSVSFVITTIGAKLILKEKISSVRWAGIVLVCVGVALISLP, encoded by the coding sequence ATGATGACCGCATTGATGATTGCGCTGGTGGTGCTGGGCGGGTCTATCGGCGACGTGCTCATCACCAAGGGCATGAAGCAGGTCGGCGAGATTGCGACGCTCAACGGGCGCGAGCTGTTGCGCATCGCCGGGCGGGCGCTCACCAATAAATGGTTTCTGTTCGGCCTGTTCTTCATGACCGTGAGCTTCTTTTCATTCCTCGCCGTGCTGTCGTGGGCGGCTCTGAGCCTGGTGCTGCCGGCGACTTCGGTGAGCTTTGTCATCACCACCATCGGCGCGAAGCTGATTTTGAAAGAAAAGATCAGCTCGGTGCGCTGGGCCGGCATCGTGCTGGTCTGCGTGGGTGTCGCGCTCATCTCGCTGCCCTGA
- a CDS encoding EamA family transporter, protein MKTAAILIIAIFAQAAGNVFLTRGMKSVATTAPADGGLMSVVSQSLHVALQAMQSPEIWAGTLLLIVFFALYSAALSWADLSFVLPATAFGYVLNVAAGHYFLNEEVTRARWIGSIIITLGVVCVSRSGERTATIEPAQASAAGEGQ, encoded by the coding sequence ATGAAGACCGCCGCCATACTGATTATCGCCATCTTCGCCCAAGCCGCCGGCAATGTCTTTTTGACGCGCGGCATGAAGTCTGTGGCGACGACGGCGCCCGCTGACGGCGGCTTGATGAGCGTGGTCTCACAATCCCTGCACGTTGCTTTGCAAGCCATGCAGAGTCCCGAAATCTGGGCCGGCACCTTGTTATTGATCGTTTTTTTCGCGCTCTATTCGGCGGCGCTGTCGTGGGCCGACTTGAGCTTTGTGCTGCCGGCGACGGCTTTCGGGTACGTGCTGAATGTCGCGGCGGGACATTACTTCTTGAATGAAGAAGTGACCAGGGCGCGCTGGATCGGTTCGATCATCATCACGCTCGGCGTCGTCTGCGTGTCGCGTTCGGGCGAGCGCACCGCCACCATTGAACCGGCGCAGGCGAGCGCCGCGGGGGAAGGGCAATGA
- the hpnK gene encoding hopanoid biosynthesis-associated protein HpnK, producing the protein MIVNADDFGMSEAVNEAIIRAHREGVLTSASLMVTGEAAAQAVKLAKENPRLAVGIHLVAVMGRSALPPSEIPSLVDAARNFSNNPVAAGLKYFFSPQARRELRREIAAQFARFHETGLKLSHVDGHLHLHVHPVIFNEALRQAMKYGARRMRVPQEERRLALGFDGSHRAQKTLFTIQFGGLARYMKRKLRAAGFTVPERVYGNLQSGRMDESYFLYTLDNLRAATTEIYFHPATYPADRALDAHEQQCQIEFETLLSGRVRERLAQSNIKLTNYPEMEAQA; encoded by the coding sequence TTGATCGTCAATGCCGACGACTTCGGCATGTCGGAAGCGGTCAACGAAGCCATCATTCGCGCTCACCGCGAAGGCGTGCTGACCAGCGCCAGCCTGATGGTCACGGGCGAAGCGGCAGCCCAGGCGGTGAAACTCGCGAAAGAAAATCCGCGGCTTGCGGTCGGCATTCATCTGGTCGCGGTGATGGGCCGCAGCGCGTTGCCGCCGTCAGAGATCCCTTCGCTGGTTGACGCGGCGCGGAACTTTTCAAACAACCCGGTGGCCGCCGGGCTGAAGTATTTCTTCTCGCCGCAGGCGCGCCGCGAACTGCGCCGCGAGATCGCCGCGCAGTTCGCACGGTTTCATGAAACCGGCCTGAAACTATCGCACGTTGACGGCCACCTGCACCTGCACGTCCATCCGGTGATCTTCAACGAAGCGCTCAGGCAGGCGATGAAGTACGGCGCGCGGCGCATGCGCGTGCCTCAAGAAGAACGCCGCCTGGCGCTCGGCTTTGACGGCTCGCACCGCGCGCAGAAGACGCTGTTTACGATTCAGTTCGGCGGGCTGGCGCGCTACATGAAGCGCAAGCTCCGCGCCGCGGGCTTTACTGTGCCGGAGCGCGTCTATGGCAACTTGCAGAGCGGGCGCATGGACGAAAGTTATTTTCTTTACACGCTCGACAACCTGCGAGCGGCGACCACGGAAATCTATTTTCACCCGGCGACCTATCCGGCAGACCGCGCCCTCGACGCCCACGAGCAGCAATGCCAGATCGAGTTTGAAACCCTGTTGAGCGGGCGCGTCCGCGAGCGCCTGGCGCAGTCGAACATCAAGCTGACGAATTATCCCGAAATGGAAGCGCAGGCATGA